In Populus nigra chromosome 1, ddPopNigr1.1, whole genome shotgun sequence, one genomic interval encodes:
- the LOC133680773 gene encoding cytosolic sulfotransferase 15-like gives MEETSKMPPITEENLQELLLALPSEKNIDGTNSLYLYQGAWIPGFNLRGVDSFQRRFIAQDTDIIVASMPKSGTTWLKALAFSVAKRHIYGPRESPLLSTSPHELVRFFETDLYSKDQPPDLEQLPPPRIFGCHSHYANLPESIRDSKCKVVYICRNPLDQIVSFFQFAHKFKLDDGTSLLSLDECYENICRGVQSQGPFWDNVLGYWKASLERPDKVLFLKYEELKEDIVFNLKKLAEFLGLPFTDKEEKEGVIEEISRLCSFDNLRNLEVNKNGVRPVSGAPNSAFFRKGEVGDWANYLSPSMAEKFFNIVEEKLAGSGLSFKTSQESA, from the coding sequence ATGGAGGAGACATCCAAAATGCCTCCAATCACAGAAGAAAATCTCCAAGAACTGCTCCTCGCCCTTCCCAGCGAGAAAAACATTGATGGCACAAATTCTCTCTATCTATACCAAGGGGCTTGGATTCCAGGTTTTAACTTGAGAGGTGTGGATTCCTTTCAACGCCGCTTTATTGCTCAAGACACCGATATAATTGTGGCTAGCATGCCAAAATCAGGCACTACTTGGCTGAAAGCCCTAGCTTTCTCGGTTGCAAAACGCCACATCTATGGCCCCAGAGAAAGTCCTCTACTCTCGACCTCACCTCATGAATTAGTACGTTTCTTCGAGACTGACCTTTACTCGAAAGACCAGCCCCCAGATCTCGAACAACTTCCTCCTCCGAGGATTTTCGGTTGTCACTCCCATTACGCAAACTTGCCAGAGTCCATTCGAGATTCCAAGTGCAAAGTTGTGTACATATGTAGGAATCCTTTGGACCAAATTGTCTCTTTTTTTCAGTTTGCACACAAGTTCAAATTAGATGATGGCACTTCTTTATTGTCACTGGATGAATGCTACGAGAACATTTGCCGTGGTGTCCAGAGTCAAGGCCCCTTTTGGGATAACGTGTTGGGGTATTGGAAAGCGAGCTTAGAAAGACCAGACAAGGTGTTGTTCTTGAAGTATGAGGAGCTGAAAGAGGATATAGTCTTTAACTTGAAGAAACTGGCTGAGTTCTTGGGGCTTCCCTTCACCgacaaagaagaaaaggaaggggttattgaagaaatatcaaggCTGTGCAGCTTCGACAATCTCAGGAATTTGGAAGTGAACAAAAATGGTGTTCGTCCAGTATCTGGGGCTCCAAACAGTGCCTTCTTCAGGAAAGGAGAGGTGGGCGATTGGGCAAATTATCTAAGTCCTTCCATGGCTGAAAAATTCTTCAATATAGTAGAAGAAAAGTTGGCTGGGTCTGGTTTATCCTTCAAAACATCTCAGGAAAGTGCCTAG
- the LOC133681060 gene encoding uncharacterized protein LOC133681060 isoform X1 produces MESLAQLEALCERLYNSQDSAERAHAENALKCFSVNTDYISQCQYILDNASTPYSLMLASSSLLKQVTDHSLSLQLRLDIRNYLINYLATRGPLPQFVNASLIQLLCRVTKFGWFDDDRFREVVKEATDFLSQASKEHYEIGLKILNQLVSEMNQPNSGLPSTNHRRVACSFRDQSLFQIFQISLTSLSQLKNDVTSRLQELALSLSLKCLSFDFVGTSIDESSEEFGTIQIPSSWRPVLEDPSTLQIFFDYYAITTSPRSKEALECLVRLASVRRSLFTNDAARSKFLAHLMTGTKEILQTGRGLADHDNYHEYCRLLGRFRVNYQLSELVNVEGYSDWIQLVAEFTLKSLQSWQWASSSVYYLLGLWSRLVTSVPYLKGEAPSLLDEFVPKITEGFITSRFNSVQAGFTDDEDPLDNVELLQDQLDCFPYLCRFQYQSSSFYIINTMEPILQSYTERARLQTADNNELAVIEAKLSWIVHIIAAILKIKQSTGCSVESQEVLDAELSARVLQLINVTDSGLHSQRYGELSKQRLDRAILTFFQHFRKSYVGDQAVHSSKQLYARLSELLGLSDHLLLLNVIVSKIATNLKCYTESEEVINHTLSLFLELASGYMTGKLLLKLDAIKFIVANHTREHFPFLEEYRSSRSRTTFYYTIGWLIFMEDSPVKFKSSMEPLLQVFLRLETTPDSMFRTDAVKYALIGLMRDLRGIAMATNSRRTYGLLFDWLYPAHMPLLLKGISHWTDTPEVTTPLLKFMAEFVLNKAQRLTFDSSSPNGILLFREVSKLIVAYGTRILSLPNVADIYGYKYKGIWICLTILSRALAGNYVNFGVFELYGDRALSDALDIALKMTLSIPLADILAFRKLTRAYFAFLEVLFSSHIVFVLNLDTNTFMHIVGSLESGLKGLDTNISSQCASAVDNLAAYYFNNITMGEVPTSPTAINLARHIADCPNLFPEILKTLFEIVLFEDCGNQWSLSRPMLSLTIISEQIFSDLKAQILASQPVDQHQRLALCFDKLMADVTRSLDSKNRDKFTQNLTVFRHEFRVK; encoded by the exons ATGGAGAGTTTAGCGCAACTAGAAGCATTGTGCGAGAGGCTATACAATTCGCAAGATTCTGCAGAGAGAGCACACGCGGAGAATGCATTGAAATGCTTTTCGGTGAATACCGATTACATTTCGCAATGCCAGTACATTCTTGACAATGCGTCTACGCCTTACTCGTTGATGCTCGCCAGTTCTAGTTTGTTGAAACAAGTCACTGATCATAGCCTCTCTTTGCAGCTCCGTCTTGATATca GGAAttacttgattaactatttggCTACGAGAGGACCGTTACCACAGTTTGTTAATGCGTCTTTGATTCAACTTCTCTGTCGTGTTACGAAGTTTGGATGGTTTGATGATGATAGATTTAGAGAAGTGGTCAAGGAGGCTACTGATTTCTTGAGTCAG GCATCTAAGGAGCACTATGAAATTGGTTTGAAGATACTGAATCAACTTGTGTCTGAAATGAACCAG CCAAATTCAGGGTTGCCTTCAACAAATCATCGAAGGGTAGCTTGCTCCTTTAGGGACCAGTCGCTTTTTCAAATATTCCAAATTTCTTTAACATCATTGAGTCAACTGAAAAATGACG TTACGAGTCGATTGCAAGAGTTGGCACTTTCTCTTTCGCTAAAATgtttatcttttgattttgttgggACATCAATTGATGAAAGTTCAGAGGAGTTTGGTACTATTCAG ATACCGTCCTCCTGGAGGCCTGTTTTAGAGGATCCATCAACTTTGCAGATCTTTTTTGATTATTATGCCATCACAACATCTCCTCGTTCAAAAGAG GCTCTGGAATGCTTGGTTCGATTAGCATCAGTACGACGCTCTTTGTTCACAAATGATGCTGCCCGTTCCAAGTTTTTGGCCCATTTGATGACAGGAACCAAGGAAATTCTACAAACAGGACGAG GTCTTGCTGATCATGATAATTATCATGAGTATTGTCGTCTTCTTGGACGTTTCAGAGTGAATTATCAG TTGTCAGAGCTTGTGAACGTGGAAGGCTACAGTGATTGGATACAGTTGGTGGCAGAATTCACTTTAAAGTCTTTGCAGTCTTGGCAG TGGGCCAGCAGCAGTGTATATTATCTTCTAGGGTTGTGGTCCAGATTGGTGACATCTGTACCATACTTGAAGGGCGAGGCACCTAGTTTGCTTGATGAGTTTGTGCCCAAAATTACTGAAGGCTTTATAACATCAAGATTTAACTCTGTGCAG GCTGGATTCACTGACGATGAAGATCCATTAGACAATGTTGAGCTTCTTCAAGACCAGCTAGATTGCTTTCCTTATCTTTGCAGATTTCAG TATCAAAGCAGcagtttttatataataaacacAATGGAGCCTATTCTGCAATCATACACG GAAAGAGCACGGCTACAGACTGCTGATAACAATGAACTTGCTGTTATTGAGGCAAAACTTTCTTGGATTGTTCATATCATTGCTGCtattcttaaaatcaaacaaTCTACTGGCTGTAG CGTGGAGTCGCAAGAAGTGCTTGATGCAGAACTTTCAGCTCGTGTTTTGCAATTAATAAATGTTACTGACAGTGGGCTACATAGCCAG AGATATGGTGAATTAAGCAAGCAAAGACTTGATCGAGCGATTCTTACCTTCTTTCAGCATTTCCGTAAGTCTTATGTTGGTGATCAGGCTGTGCACTCATCTAAG CAGCTATATGCTCGTTTGTCTGAACTTCTTGGACTCAGTGATCATCTACTACTATTGAATGTGATTGTTTCAAAAATAGCTACAAATTTAAAGTGTTATACAGAG AGTGAGGAGGTCATCAATCATACATTAAGCTTATTCTTGGAGCTGGCATCTGG GTATATGACTGGAAAGCTGCTTCTGAAACTGGATGCTATCAAATTTATAGTTGCCAACCATACT agGGAACATTTTCCCTTCTTAGAAGAATATAGAAGCTCTCGTAGCAGAACAACCTTCTATTATACTATTGGCTGGTTAATATTTATGGAGGATAGCCCAGTGAAATTCAAGTCTTCGATGGAACCGCTTTTGCAA gtttttttaaggtTGGAAACAACTCCTGATTCGATGTTTCGGACTGATGCTGTGAAGTATGCACTAATTGGGTTAATGAGGGATCTTAGAGGAATTGCTATGGCCACAAATAG TCGAAGAACGTATGGGCTTTTATTTGATTGGCTGTATCCTGCTCACATGCCGCTTCTCTTGAAAGGCATCTCACATTGGACAGACACACCAGAG GTGACAACCCCTTTATTAAAATTCATGGCTGAATTTGTGTTGAACAAGGCCCAACgtttaacttttgattcgtCATCTCCTAATGGCATTCTTCTTTTCCGGGAAGTCAGCAAATTAATTGTAGCCTATGGAACGAGGATTTTATCTCTTCCAAATGTTGCTGACATATATGGCTACAAGTACAAGGGGATATGGATTTGCCTAACCATTCTCTCAAGAG CTCTTGCTGGAAACTATGTCAACTTTGGTGTCTTTGAACTATATGGTGATAGAGCACTCTCTGATGCACTTGATATTGCTCTAAAGATGACACTCTCAATTCCTCTTGCTGATATATTAGCATTTCGAAAG CTAACAAGGGCATACTTTGCATTCTTGGAGGTTCTATTCAGCAGCCACATTGTTTTCGTATTGAATCTGGATACAAACACCTTCATGCATATTGTTGGTTCCCTGGAATCAGGTCTTAAAGGTCTGGATACGAATATCTCATCACAG TGTGCATCTGCTGTCGACAATTTGGCTGCTTATTACTTCAACAACATCACAATGGGGGAGGTACCCACTTCACCCACTGCAATCAATCTTGCTCGTCATATTGCAGACTGCCCCAATTTGTTTCCAGAG ATACTGAAGACTCTGTTTGAGATTGTTTTATTTGAGGACTGTGGCAACCAGTGGAGTCTTAGCAGACCCATGCTGAGCTTAACTATCATTAGTGAGCAG ATATTCTCTGATTTGAAAGCTCAAATCTTGGCTTCACAG CCTGTGGATCAACATCAGCGGCTTGCCCTTTGTTTTGATAAACTGATGGCAGATGTTACTCGAAGCTTGGATTCAAAGAACAGGGATAAATTTACTCAAAATCTGACGGTTTTCAGGCATGAATTTCGTGTCAAATAG
- the LOC133681060 gene encoding uncharacterized protein LOC133681060 isoform X2, which translates to MESLAQLEALCERLYNSQDSAERAHAENALKCFSVNTDYISQCQYILDNASTPYSLMLASSSLLKQVTDHSLSLQLRLDIRNYLINYLATRGPLPQFVNASLIQLLCRVTKFGWFDDDRFREVVKEATDFLSQASKEHYEIGLKILNQLVSEMNQPNSGLPSTNHRRVACSFRDQSLFQIFQISLTSLSQLKNDVTSRLQELALSLSLKCLSFDFVGTSIDESSEEFGTIQIPSSWRPVLEDPSTLQIFFDYYAITTSPRSKEALECLVRLASVRRSLFTNDAARSKFLAHLMTGTKEILQTGRGLADHDNYHEYCRLLGRFRVNYQLSELVNVEGYSDWIQLVAEFTLKSLQSWQWASSSVYYLLGLWSRLVTSVPYLKGEAPSLLDEFVPKITEGFITSRFNSVQAGFTDDEDPLDNVELLQDQLDCFPYLCRFQYQSSSFYIINTMEPILQSYTERARLQTADNNELAVIEAKLSWIVHIIAAILKIKQSTGCSVESQEVLDAELSARVLQLINVTDSGLHSQRYGELSKQRLDRAILTFFQHFRKSYVGDQAVHSSKLYARLSELLGLSDHLLLLNVIVSKIATNLKCYTESEEVINHTLSLFLELASGYMTGKLLLKLDAIKFIVANHTREHFPFLEEYRSSRSRTTFYYTIGWLIFMEDSPVKFKSSMEPLLQVFLRLETTPDSMFRTDAVKYALIGLMRDLRGIAMATNSRRTYGLLFDWLYPAHMPLLLKGISHWTDTPEVTTPLLKFMAEFVLNKAQRLTFDSSSPNGILLFREVSKLIVAYGTRILSLPNVADIYGYKYKGIWICLTILSRALAGNYVNFGVFELYGDRALSDALDIALKMTLSIPLADILAFRKLTRAYFAFLEVLFSSHIVFVLNLDTNTFMHIVGSLESGLKGLDTNISSQCASAVDNLAAYYFNNITMGEVPTSPTAINLARHIADCPNLFPEILKTLFEIVLFEDCGNQWSLSRPMLSLTIISEQIFSDLKAQILASQPVDQHQRLALCFDKLMADVTRSLDSKNRDKFTQNLTVFRHEFRVK; encoded by the exons ATGGAGAGTTTAGCGCAACTAGAAGCATTGTGCGAGAGGCTATACAATTCGCAAGATTCTGCAGAGAGAGCACACGCGGAGAATGCATTGAAATGCTTTTCGGTGAATACCGATTACATTTCGCAATGCCAGTACATTCTTGACAATGCGTCTACGCCTTACTCGTTGATGCTCGCCAGTTCTAGTTTGTTGAAACAAGTCACTGATCATAGCCTCTCTTTGCAGCTCCGTCTTGATATca GGAAttacttgattaactatttggCTACGAGAGGACCGTTACCACAGTTTGTTAATGCGTCTTTGATTCAACTTCTCTGTCGTGTTACGAAGTTTGGATGGTTTGATGATGATAGATTTAGAGAAGTGGTCAAGGAGGCTACTGATTTCTTGAGTCAG GCATCTAAGGAGCACTATGAAATTGGTTTGAAGATACTGAATCAACTTGTGTCTGAAATGAACCAG CCAAATTCAGGGTTGCCTTCAACAAATCATCGAAGGGTAGCTTGCTCCTTTAGGGACCAGTCGCTTTTTCAAATATTCCAAATTTCTTTAACATCATTGAGTCAACTGAAAAATGACG TTACGAGTCGATTGCAAGAGTTGGCACTTTCTCTTTCGCTAAAATgtttatcttttgattttgttgggACATCAATTGATGAAAGTTCAGAGGAGTTTGGTACTATTCAG ATACCGTCCTCCTGGAGGCCTGTTTTAGAGGATCCATCAACTTTGCAGATCTTTTTTGATTATTATGCCATCACAACATCTCCTCGTTCAAAAGAG GCTCTGGAATGCTTGGTTCGATTAGCATCAGTACGACGCTCTTTGTTCACAAATGATGCTGCCCGTTCCAAGTTTTTGGCCCATTTGATGACAGGAACCAAGGAAATTCTACAAACAGGACGAG GTCTTGCTGATCATGATAATTATCATGAGTATTGTCGTCTTCTTGGACGTTTCAGAGTGAATTATCAG TTGTCAGAGCTTGTGAACGTGGAAGGCTACAGTGATTGGATACAGTTGGTGGCAGAATTCACTTTAAAGTCTTTGCAGTCTTGGCAG TGGGCCAGCAGCAGTGTATATTATCTTCTAGGGTTGTGGTCCAGATTGGTGACATCTGTACCATACTTGAAGGGCGAGGCACCTAGTTTGCTTGATGAGTTTGTGCCCAAAATTACTGAAGGCTTTATAACATCAAGATTTAACTCTGTGCAG GCTGGATTCACTGACGATGAAGATCCATTAGACAATGTTGAGCTTCTTCAAGACCAGCTAGATTGCTTTCCTTATCTTTGCAGATTTCAG TATCAAAGCAGcagtttttatataataaacacAATGGAGCCTATTCTGCAATCATACACG GAAAGAGCACGGCTACAGACTGCTGATAACAATGAACTTGCTGTTATTGAGGCAAAACTTTCTTGGATTGTTCATATCATTGCTGCtattcttaaaatcaaacaaTCTACTGGCTGTAG CGTGGAGTCGCAAGAAGTGCTTGATGCAGAACTTTCAGCTCGTGTTTTGCAATTAATAAATGTTACTGACAGTGGGCTACATAGCCAG AGATATGGTGAATTAAGCAAGCAAAGACTTGATCGAGCGATTCTTACCTTCTTTCAGCATTTCCGTAAGTCTTATGTTGGTGATCAGGCTGTGCACTCATCTAAG CTATATGCTCGTTTGTCTGAACTTCTTGGACTCAGTGATCATCTACTACTATTGAATGTGATTGTTTCAAAAATAGCTACAAATTTAAAGTGTTATACAGAG AGTGAGGAGGTCATCAATCATACATTAAGCTTATTCTTGGAGCTGGCATCTGG GTATATGACTGGAAAGCTGCTTCTGAAACTGGATGCTATCAAATTTATAGTTGCCAACCATACT agGGAACATTTTCCCTTCTTAGAAGAATATAGAAGCTCTCGTAGCAGAACAACCTTCTATTATACTATTGGCTGGTTAATATTTATGGAGGATAGCCCAGTGAAATTCAAGTCTTCGATGGAACCGCTTTTGCAA gtttttttaaggtTGGAAACAACTCCTGATTCGATGTTTCGGACTGATGCTGTGAAGTATGCACTAATTGGGTTAATGAGGGATCTTAGAGGAATTGCTATGGCCACAAATAG TCGAAGAACGTATGGGCTTTTATTTGATTGGCTGTATCCTGCTCACATGCCGCTTCTCTTGAAAGGCATCTCACATTGGACAGACACACCAGAG GTGACAACCCCTTTATTAAAATTCATGGCTGAATTTGTGTTGAACAAGGCCCAACgtttaacttttgattcgtCATCTCCTAATGGCATTCTTCTTTTCCGGGAAGTCAGCAAATTAATTGTAGCCTATGGAACGAGGATTTTATCTCTTCCAAATGTTGCTGACATATATGGCTACAAGTACAAGGGGATATGGATTTGCCTAACCATTCTCTCAAGAG CTCTTGCTGGAAACTATGTCAACTTTGGTGTCTTTGAACTATATGGTGATAGAGCACTCTCTGATGCACTTGATATTGCTCTAAAGATGACACTCTCAATTCCTCTTGCTGATATATTAGCATTTCGAAAG CTAACAAGGGCATACTTTGCATTCTTGGAGGTTCTATTCAGCAGCCACATTGTTTTCGTATTGAATCTGGATACAAACACCTTCATGCATATTGTTGGTTCCCTGGAATCAGGTCTTAAAGGTCTGGATACGAATATCTCATCACAG TGTGCATCTGCTGTCGACAATTTGGCTGCTTATTACTTCAACAACATCACAATGGGGGAGGTACCCACTTCACCCACTGCAATCAATCTTGCTCGTCATATTGCAGACTGCCCCAATTTGTTTCCAGAG ATACTGAAGACTCTGTTTGAGATTGTTTTATTTGAGGACTGTGGCAACCAGTGGAGTCTTAGCAGACCCATGCTGAGCTTAACTATCATTAGTGAGCAG ATATTCTCTGATTTGAAAGCTCAAATCTTGGCTTCACAG CCTGTGGATCAACATCAGCGGCTTGCCCTTTGTTTTGATAAACTGATGGCAGATGTTACTCGAAGCTTGGATTCAAAGAACAGGGATAAATTTACTCAAAATCTGACGGTTTTCAGGCATGAATTTCGTGTCAAATAG
- the LOC133699362 gene encoding cytosolic sulfotransferase 15-like, with product METVKEDNLQEFLLTLPSEKNWDGTPLLLFNETWYPANSIRGAVSFQQNFRAQDSDIILASMPKSGTTWLKALTFSVVSRDRYSPKESPLITASPHELVPFLEVGLYLKSQNPDLDFPPPRILSCHTHYTSLPQSIRDSNCKIVYVCRNPLDQVVSDFIFVRNRVSGIANPLSSSSSSSLIDEGFENICRGVQSYGPFWNNVLGYWKASLERPDKVLFLKYEDLKEDIILNLKRLAEFLGFPFTEEEEKEGVIEEISRLCSFDNLKDLEVNKNGVRPSGMRNIAFFRKGETGDWGNHLSPSMAERFWKIVGEKLDGSGLTFKISQ from the coding sequence ATGGAGACAGTCAAAGAAGATAATCTCCAAGAATTTCTACTCACCCTTCCAAGTGAGAAAAACTGGGATGGTACTCCCCTCCTTCTTTTCAATGAGACCTGGTATCCAGCCAACTCCATTAGAGGTGCAGTTTCCTTTCAACAAAACTTCAGGGCGCAAGACTCCGACATAATACTAGCGAGCATGCCAAAATCAGGCACTACTTGGTTGAAGGCCCTCACCTTCTCGGTGGTAAGCCGTGATCGCTACAGCCCCAAAGAGAGTCCCTTAATCACTGCCTCACCACATGAACTAGTACCTTTCCTTGAGGTGGGTCTTTACTTGAAAAGCCAGAACCCAGATCTTGATTTTCCTCCTCCAAGAATTCTTTCTTGTCACACACATTACACATCTCTGCCACAGTCCATTAGAGACTCCAACTGTAAAATTGTGTACGTGTGTAGGAATCCTTTGGATCAGGTTGtctctgattttatttttgttcgaAACAGAGTATCAGGCATCGCAAAccctttatcatcatcatcatcatcatcattaattgATGAAGGTTTCGAGAATATTTGTCGTGGTGTCCAGAGTTACGGACCCTTTTGGAATAATGTGTTGGGCTATTGGAAAGCGAGCTTGGAAAGACCAGACAAggtgttgtttttgaaatatgagGATCTGAAAGAGGATATTATCTTGAACTTGAAGAGGTTAGCAGAGTTCTTGGGCTTTCCCTTCACcgaggaagaagagaaagaaggggTTATTGAAGAAATTTCAAGACTGTGTAGTTTTGACAATCTCAAGGATTTGGAAGTGAACAAAAATGGTGTCCGCCCTTCTGGAATGCGAAATATTGCCTTCTTCAGGAAAGGAGAGACGGGAGATTGGGGCAATCATCTTAGTCCATCCATGGCTGAACGTTTCTGGAAGATCGTGGGAGAAAAGTTGGATGGATCTGGTTTAACCTTCAAAATCTCTCAGTAA
- the LOC133695153 gene encoding protein NCA1: MTPVCPFVKASRPDDGSSRKPGECPEKHAAEHEGGGKAKKESVGASATVSPKCPFGYDSQTFKLGPHSCMICQALLFDCSKCVPCSHVYCKVCISRFKDCPLCGADIERIEADTDLQSVVDRFVDGHARIKRSHVDMDKEGKVGENKKVIYEDVSLERGAFLVQQAMRAFRAQNVESARSRLSLCAEDIRGQIEIAGSTSELCSQLGAVLGMLGDCCRSMGDAGSAVSYFEESVEFLSKLPAADLEIMHTLSVSLNKIGDLKYYDGDLEAARSYYIRSLNVRRDAIKHHPSVSYQTLDVAVSLAKVADVDRTIGNEDAALDRFREAIKLLESLTLKPEEAGLEQRRLSVLEFLNNQLAEKQSG; encoded by the exons ATGACCCCAGTTTGCCCTTTTGTGAAAGCTTCAAGGCCTGATGATGGGTCATCAAGAAAACCAGGGGAATGTCCGGAAAAACATGCGGCCGAGCATGAGGGAGGAGGGAAAGCAAAGAAAGAATCTGTTGGTGCATCTGCTACCGTTTCGCCGAAATGCCCTTTTGGATATGATTCTCAGACATTTAAATTGGGACCTCATAGTTGTATGATATGCCAGGCACTTCTTTTTGATTGTAGTAAATGCGTGCCATGTTCTCATGTTTATTGCAA AGTTTGTATTTCGCGATTCAAGGACTGTCCATTGTGTGGAGCTGATATTGAGAGGATTGAAGCTGATACGGATCTCCAGAGTGTAGTTGATCGGTTCGTTGATGGTCATGCTAGAATCAAGAGGTCCCATGTTGACATGGATAAAGAGGGGAAAGTAGGTGAGAATAAAAAAGTGATATACGAGGATGTTTCTTTGGAGAGAGGTGCTTTCTTGGTGCAACAAGCCATGAGG GCATTTCGTGCACAGAATGTGGAAAGTGCTCGATCAAGACTGAGTCTTTGTGCAGAAGACATACGAGGTCAGATAGAAATAGCAGGGAGCACATCGGAACTGTGTTCACAGCTTGGAGCAGTGCTGGGAATGCTTGGGGACTGCTG TCGATCAATGGGGGATGCTGGCTCTGCAGTTTCTTACTTTGAAGAGAGTGTGGAATTCCTATCAAAATTGCCTGCAGCTGATCTGGAG ATCATGCATACACTTTCTGTTTCACTTAATAAAATTGGAGATCTCAAATATTATGACGGGGATCTGGAAGCTGCAAGATCTTACTATATCCGTTCTCTTAATGTGCGACGTGATGCCATCAAACATCATCCTAGTGTTTCATACCAG ACCCTGGATGTGGCTGTTTCCCTTGCAAAAGTTGCCGATGTGGACAGGACTATTGGTAACGAGGATGCTGCACTGGATAGATTTCGCGAGGCCATAAAATTGTTGGAATCCTTGACATTAAAGCCTGAGGAAGCTGGGCTTGAGCAACGG CGTCTTTCAGTTCTGGAATTTCTTAACAATCAACTCGCAGAGAAACAGTCTGGCTGA